From a region of the Mucilaginibacter auburnensis genome:
- a CDS encoding M16 family metallopeptidase → MKEKNKTRSDSYVNEYVQYFLHGTASPGIDFEHTLVKGALSKITLDELNAYIKGIIKDAGRDILITAPDKDKASLPTEDVFMGWIKSVEKENLTAYHEEANSLSLLSKAPVAGKIIKTQHDKKLNIITITLSNGIKVLLNPTDFRNDEILFTGVSAGGTSLYSDAEYRSADAANMIPSFGAGNYNNAQLSKYLSGKQLSVRPSIGERQQVINGGSTVSDLEPALQLMYAHLTQPRKDTALFKGVIARSKAALVNRMNDPTSVFNDTVNAVLSNHNIRRASQTVATLNKINLDRAFNIYKERFADASGFTFVFTGSIDTTAIKPLLEKYIASLPAKNRKEEAKDLHINIPEGQISKTVYKGTEAKANVILVFSGLFDYSFANNVKMDALKENIQLRLIERLREQEGGVYSPSIRASTSKIPQGRFSLTVSFGCAPQNVEKLIASTLDEVKKVRTNGPEQVNLDKFKAETQRSIELQLKSNSFWQNYIVSQVQNKEPLNVINEYSQYVDRVTAADVKEMANKYLNGKNFIRMVLLPEKSK, encoded by the coding sequence TTGAAAGAAAAAAACAAAACACGGTCTGATAGCTATGTTAACGAGTATGTACAGTATTTTCTGCATGGTACGGCATCGCCGGGTATTGATTTTGAACATACGCTGGTTAAGGGTGCTCTTTCAAAAATAACCCTTGATGAACTGAATGCCTATATAAAGGGAATTATTAAAGATGCCGGCCGCGACATACTTATTACCGCGCCAGATAAAGACAAAGCATCCTTGCCAACTGAGGATGTTTTTATGGGTTGGATAAAATCTGTAGAAAAAGAAAATTTAACAGCATATCACGAAGAAGCTAACAGCTTAAGCCTGTTAAGCAAAGCACCGGTTGCCGGAAAGATCATCAAAACACAGCACGATAAAAAGCTTAATATAATAACGATTACATTAAGCAACGGCATTAAGGTATTATTAAACCCCACCGATTTCAGGAACGATGAGATATTGTTTACCGGCGTATCGGCAGGTGGTACTTCGCTGTACAGCGATGCCGAATATCGCTCGGCTGATGCGGCTAACATGATCCCGTCTTTTGGCGCTGGTAATTACAACAACGCACAGTTGTCTAAATATTTGTCGGGTAAACAGCTCAGCGTTCGCCCGTCTATAGGCGAAAGACAACAGGTTATAAACGGCGGCAGCACGGTAAGCGATCTGGAACCGGCATTGCAACTGATGTATGCTCACCTTACCCAACCCCGTAAAGACACGGCCTTGTTTAAAGGCGTTATAGCGCGTTCAAAGGCGGCCCTCGTTAACAGAATGAATGACCCGACAAGCGTATTTAACGATACAGTTAATGCCGTATTGAGCAATCACAACATCCGTAGAGCCTCGCAAACGGTAGCTACCTTGAATAAAATAAACCTTGATAGAGCATTCAATATTTATAAAGAACGTTTTGCTGATGCTTCGGGCTTCACTTTCGTGTTTACAGGCAGCATAGATACAACAGCCATAAAGCCACTGCTGGAGAAATATATAGCCAGCCTGCCTGCAAAGAACAGGAAAGAAGAGGCTAAAGATCTGCATATCAATATCCCGGAAGGACAAATAAGCAAAACCGTGTATAAAGGAACGGAAGCCAAGGCTAACGTGATCCTGGTATTCTCCGGTTTGTTTGACTACAGCTTTGCTAACAATGTCAAAATGGATGCTTTAAAAGAAAACATTCAGCTAAGACTTATAGAACGGTTGCGTGAGCAGGAGGGCGGGGTTTATTCACCCAGCATACGTGCTTCAACAAGTAAAATTCCGCAGGGCAGGTTCAGTTTAACGGTTTCATTTGGCTGCGCTCCGCAAAACGTAGAGAAACTGATAGCATCTACCCTTGATGAGGTGAAAAAAGTTAGAACCAACGGGCCGGAGCAGGTTAACTTAGATAAGTTTAAAGCGGAAACGCAGCGTTCAATTGAGTTGCAGCTAAAATCTAATAGCTTCTGGCAGAATTATATTGTAAGCCAAGTCCAGAATAAAGAACCGCTTAATGTTATAAATGAGTATAGCCAATATGTCGACAGGGTAACTGCTGCTGATGTTAAAGAAATGGCAAACAAATATCTCAATGGTAAAAACTTTATACGTATGGTACTGCTGCCTGAAAAAAGCAAATAG